In Chanodichthys erythropterus isolate Z2021 chromosome 7, ASM2448905v1, whole genome shotgun sequence, a genomic segment contains:
- the LOC137022523 gene encoding G2/mitotic-specific cyclin-B1-like isoform X2, whose product MSPAITRASSRHASVKQKVSAPYFLRSRAPLGNASNLIGLHRAAEPKRPKAARVKKEKARAKSAAEDEQTSGLCEPVKPDPHTDVVILDSEHLQNPATAPQAFSSLLLNIIPDVDSADALDAQMCSEYVRDIYAYLQQLEVTMAIKPHYLEGQEVSGAMRAVAIDWLMQVQREFKLRQETFFMSVGIIDRFLQNNPVPKKCFQLVCVTAMLIASKYEEIYPPTVGDFAFVTDGAYTCGDIWRMERIVLKRLNYSLGRPGPVHFLQRACKVGQASPRDRELAMFLLELGALDYELVHVPPSLMAAAAFAAALRILGSGDWSVSLQHYTGYDGETLAPVMQAVVRTLQTVTEEGKLHEMKRKYVKVSSRVCENDGFSSERVAKLLC is encoded by the exons ATGTCGCCTGCAATTACACGA GCGAGCTCGAGGCACGCTTCAGTGAAGCAGAAGGTTTCAGCGCCGTATTTCCTCCGATCCAGAGCTCCTTTAGGAAACGCGTCTAATCTGATTGGTCTTCACAGAGCTGCAGAGCCAAAG AGACCAAAAGCTGCACGTGTGAAGAAGGAGAAGGCAAGAGCCAAGAGCGCAGCAGAAGATGAGCAGACCTCAGGGCTGTGTGAGCCGGTCAAG CCGGACCCACACACTGATGTAGTGATTCTGGACTCAGAACATCTTCAGAATCCGGCCACTGCTCCTCAGGCTTTCTCCAGCCTGCTGCTCAACATCATTCCAGATGTGGACTCTGCTGATGCTCTCGATGCTCAGATGTGCAGCGAATATGTGCGGGATATCTACGCTTATTTACAGCAGCTCGAG GTTACGATGGCCATCAAACCACATTACCTGGAAGGTCAAGAGGTGAGCGGAGCCATGCGTGCGGTTGCCATCGACTGGCTCATGCAGGTGCAGAGAGAGTTCAAACTGCGTCAGGAGACCTTCTTCATGAGCGTCGGCATCATCGACCGTTTCCTTCAG AATAACCCCGTGCCCAAGAAGTGTTTTCAGCTGGTGTGTGTGACCGCAATGCTGATCGCGTCAAAGTATGAGGAGATCTATCCGCCCACGGTGGGAGACTTTGCGTTTGTGACGGACGGCGCGTACACCTGTGGAGACATATGGAGGATGGAGCGGATCGTTCTGAAGAGGTTGAATTACAGCCTCGGGAGACCCGGCCCTGTTCACTTCCTACAGAGGGCTTGTAAGGTTGGCCAA GCGAGTCCGAGGGACCGTGAGCTGGCGATGTTCCTCCTGGAGCTCGGAGCGCTGGATTACGAGCTCGTCCATGTTCCTCCGTCGCTCATGGCAGCGGCTGCGTTTGCGGCGGCGCTCCGGATTCTGGGCTCTGGAGACTGG AGCGTCAGTCTGCAGCATTACACCGGCTACGACGGGGAGACTTTAGCTCCGGTGATGCAGGCTGTCGTTCGCACGCTGCAGACGGTCACTGAGGAAGGAAAG TTGCATGAGATGAAGAGGAAGTACGTGAAGGTGTCTTCAAGAGTCTGCGAGAACGACGGATTCTCCAGCGAGCGCGTGGCCAAACTCCTCTGCTGA
- the LOC137022523 gene encoding G2/mitotic-specific cyclin-B1-like isoform X1 → MSPAITRASSRHASVKQKVSAPYFLRSRAPLGNASNLIGLHRAAEPKRPKAARVKKEKARAKSAAEDEQTSGLCEPVKPDPHTDVVILDSEHLQNPATAPQAFSSLLLNIIPDVDSADALDAQMCSEYVRDIYAYLQQLEVTMAIKPHYLEGQEVSGAMRAVAIDWLMQVQREFKLRQETFFMSVGIIDRFLQNNPVPKKCFQLVCVTAMLIASKYEEIYPPTVGDFAFVTDGAYTCGDIWRMERIVLKRLNYSLGRPGPVHFLQRACKVGQASPRDRELAMFLLELGALDYELVHVPPSLMAAAAFAAALRILGSGDWSVSLQHYTGYDGETLAPVMQAVVRTLQTVTEEGKVRRISWMDVLNPGNVECLIPSAEASLFFCSVA, encoded by the exons ATGTCGCCTGCAATTACACGA GCGAGCTCGAGGCACGCTTCAGTGAAGCAGAAGGTTTCAGCGCCGTATTTCCTCCGATCCAGAGCTCCTTTAGGAAACGCGTCTAATCTGATTGGTCTTCACAGAGCTGCAGAGCCAAAG AGACCAAAAGCTGCACGTGTGAAGAAGGAGAAGGCAAGAGCCAAGAGCGCAGCAGAAGATGAGCAGACCTCAGGGCTGTGTGAGCCGGTCAAG CCGGACCCACACACTGATGTAGTGATTCTGGACTCAGAACATCTTCAGAATCCGGCCACTGCTCCTCAGGCTTTCTCCAGCCTGCTGCTCAACATCATTCCAGATGTGGACTCTGCTGATGCTCTCGATGCTCAGATGTGCAGCGAATATGTGCGGGATATCTACGCTTATTTACAGCAGCTCGAG GTTACGATGGCCATCAAACCACATTACCTGGAAGGTCAAGAGGTGAGCGGAGCCATGCGTGCGGTTGCCATCGACTGGCTCATGCAGGTGCAGAGAGAGTTCAAACTGCGTCAGGAGACCTTCTTCATGAGCGTCGGCATCATCGACCGTTTCCTTCAG AATAACCCCGTGCCCAAGAAGTGTTTTCAGCTGGTGTGTGTGACCGCAATGCTGATCGCGTCAAAGTATGAGGAGATCTATCCGCCCACGGTGGGAGACTTTGCGTTTGTGACGGACGGCGCGTACACCTGTGGAGACATATGGAGGATGGAGCGGATCGTTCTGAAGAGGTTGAATTACAGCCTCGGGAGACCCGGCCCTGTTCACTTCCTACAGAGGGCTTGTAAGGTTGGCCAA GCGAGTCCGAGGGACCGTGAGCTGGCGATGTTCCTCCTGGAGCTCGGAGCGCTGGATTACGAGCTCGTCCATGTTCCTCCGTCGCTCATGGCAGCGGCTGCGTTTGCGGCGGCGCTCCGGATTCTGGGCTCTGGAGACTGG AGCGTCAGTCTGCAGCATTACACCGGCTACGACGGGGAGACTTTAGCTCCGGTGATGCAGGCTGTCGTTCGCACGCTGCAGACGGTCACTGAGGAAGGAAAGGTGAGGAGAATCTCATGGATGGACGTCCTGAATCCTGGGAATGTTGAGTGCTTGATTCCTTCCGCTGAAGCGTCCTTGTTCTTCTGTTCAGTTGCATGA